From one Sesamum indicum cultivar Zhongzhi No. 13 unplaced genomic scaffold, S_indicum_v1.0 scaffold00128, whole genome shotgun sequence genomic stretch:
- the LOC105179246 gene encoding phosphoglucomutase, chloroplastic: protein MALNSLASRPSSLLSRKFKNSNANNDSTFSHPIKSISFLNPIPLFSNLSFKNASQVSSSVTVKASSASSSPPTTIDQELRIKTVPTQPFEGQKTGTSGLRKKVKVFMQENYLANWIQALFDSLPPEDYKNGVLILGGDGRYFNREAAQIIIKIAAGNGVGQVLVGMDGIMSTPAVSAMIRKRKANGGFIMSASHNPGGPDYDWGIKFNYSSGQPAPESITDKIYGNTLSISEIKMGDIPDVDLSRLGRVDYGAFSVEVVDPVADYLELMENVFDFSLIRSLLSRSDFRFIFDAMHAVTGAYAKPIFVDKLGASPDSISNGVPLEDFGHGHPDPNLTYAKDLVDVLYGENGPDFGAASDGDGDRNMILGRAFFVTPSDSVAIIAANAQETIPYFKTGPKGLARSMPTSGALDRVAEKLNLPFYEVPTGWKFFGNLMDEGKLSICGEESFGTGSDHIREKDGIWAVLAWLSIIAYRNKDKKPGEKLISVSDVVNEHWATYGRNFFSRYDYEECESEGANKMIEYLRDLVSKSKAGDKYGSYTLHFADDFTYTDPVDGSVVSKQGVRFVFTDGSRIIFRLSGTGSAGATVRVYIEQFEPDASKHNVDAQTALKPLIDLALSTSKLKEFTGREQPTVIT, encoded by the exons ATGGCTTTGAACTCCCTAGCTTCAAGACCCTCCTCTTTGttatcaagaaaattcaagaattctAATGCCAACAATGATTCAACTTTTTCACACCCCATTAAATCAATCTCTTTTCTCAACCCCATTCCTCTTTTCTCCAACCTTTCTTTCAAGAATGCTTCACAAGTTTCCTCTTCTGTCACCGTTAAGGCCTCCTCAGCGTCCAGTTCTCCTCCCACGACAATTGATCAGGAACTCAGG attaaGACTGTACCCACACAGCCATTTGAGGGTCAGAAGACTGGTACAAGCGGCCTTCGGAAGAAG GTGAAAGTGTTCATGCAAGAAAATTATCTCGCCAATTGGATTCAG GCATTATTTGATTCATTGCCTCCGGAAGATTACAAGAACGGAGTTTTGATTTTAGGGGGTGATGGTAGATATTTCAACAGAGAGGCTGCACAG ataattattaaaattgcgGCTGGTAATGGAGTTGGACAAGTCTTGGTTGGCAT GGATGGTATAATGTCTACACCAGCCGTTTCTGCTATGATAAGGAAGAGAAAG GCTAATGGTGGTTTTATAATGAGTGCAAGTCATAATCCTGGTGGTCCCGATTATGATTGGGGTATCAAG TTCAATTACAGCAGTGGCCAACCTGCACCAGAGTCTATAACTGACAAGATTTATGGCAACACGCTTTCT ATCTCTGAAATAAAAATGGGAGACATTCCTGATGTTGATCTCTCCCGTCTTGGTCGAGTAGACTATGGGGCTTTTAGTGTAGAAGTAGTCGATCCGGTAGCTGATTATTTGGAGCTTATGGAG aatgtatttgatttttcgcTTATCAGGAGCCTGCTTTCACGGTCGGATTTCAG GTTCATATTTGATGCCATGCATGCTGTTACCGGTGCTTACGCTAAACCAATCTTTGTGGACAAGCTAGGAGCTAGCCCA GATTCCATTTCAAACGGAGTGCCATTAGAAGATTTTGGACATGGTCATCCAGATCCTAATCTCAC ATATGCCAAGGATTTGGTTGATGTACTGTATGGAGAGAATGGACCTGATTTTGGAGCTGCAAGTGATG GAGATGGTGACAGAAACATGATTCTTGGGAGAGCATTTTTTGTTACTCCTTCAGATTCTGTTGCAATCATTGCTGCCAACGCACAAGAAACCATCCCATATTTTAAGACTGGCCCGAAG GGTTTGGCTCGATCCATGCCTACAAGTGGTGCTTTGGATCGTGTGGCTGAGAAGTTAAATCTTCCTTTTTATGAG GTGCCCACTGGATGGAAATTTTTCGGGAATCTAATGGATGAAGGAAAATTGTCAATTTGTGGGGAAGAAAGTTTTGGAACGGGCTCTGACCACATCCGTGAGAAAGATGGGATATG GGCTGTGTTAGCATGGTTGTCAATAATTGCTTATAGAAACAAGGACAAGAAACCTGGAGAAAAGTTGATTTCTGTATCTGATGTTGTGAACGAGCATTGGGCCACTTACGGGAGAAACTTCTTTTCCAGATATGATTACGAG GAATGTGAATCAGAAGGGGCTAATAAGATGATAGAGTATCTACGAGATTTAGTTTCTAAAAGCAAAGCAGGCGATAAGTATG GAAGCTACACCCTTCACTTTGCGGACGACTTCACCTACACAGATCCC GTGGATGGAAGTGTCGTTTCCAAGCAAGGAGTTCGTTTCGTATTCACTGATGGATCAAGGATCATATTCCGGTTATCG GGTACTGGGTCCGCTGGTGCAACCGTTCGAGTATATATTGAACAGTTCGAGCCGGATGCATCTAAACACAATGTGGATGCACAAACAGCGCTGAAGCCTTTAATAG ATCTGGCGTTATCTACATCGAAGTTGAAAGAATTCACCGGAAGGGAACAACCAACAGTCATCACATAG